In one Lolium rigidum isolate FL_2022 chromosome 3, APGP_CSIRO_Lrig_0.1, whole genome shotgun sequence genomic region, the following are encoded:
- the LOC124702167 gene encoding phosphoinositide phosphatase SAC8 isoform X3, which translates to MATDADADDAPLLAEEPLRPGSCSRELELREFRDRYVFRSLDGGGAFAVARADGSLRALSPEEAASGSDCKVSRIHGVAGMIRMLAGSYVLVITSRKDAGSYQASTVYHVNSMKFLCCNEAIKHLTSDEKRDEAYFMSLLRIAETTCGLYYSYDRDLTLNLQRASKLAAGRVHKPLWKQADPRFVWNRNLLEELIEAKLDEFITPLIQGSFQTEQFTLKDGPVRINLFSRRCNRRLAGTRMWRRGANLEGATANFVETEQLVEYEGLTSSFIQQGDEGNLSNAFAAEMEKFPDIRYVHFDFHHICGGGNFDNLQALYDATEEAIQKQGYFLMNSKGDILLDQNGVVRSNCIDCLDRTNVTQSFLARKSLDLQLQRMGALSSAESISQSDSIHDIFKKLWVEHGDELSLEYAGSYALKGDLVRYGRQTLPGLIKDGMSALSRYYLNNFHDGVRQDALDLISGYYMVSKSSSSPFQIIGFEPYLPVASAIIVGGITVTTFTLSQVGRSAQHLISSVIFAGLTAGMVALVKANGKQLCSRPRLCGLI; encoded by the exons ATGGccaccgacgccgacgccgacgacgccccGCTGCTCGCCGAGGAGCCGCTGCGGCCGGGGTCCTGCAGCCGCGAGCTCGAGCTGCGGGAGTTCCGCGACCGCTACGTCTTCCGCtcgctcgacggcggcggcgccttcGCCGTCGCCCGCGCCGACGGCTCCCTCCGCGCTCTCTCCCCAG AGGAAGCCGCGTCGGGGAGCGACTGCAAGGTCTCGAGGATACACGGAGTCGCCGGAATGATCAGGATGCTCGCAG GAAGCTACGTACTTGTCATCACTTCTCGCAAGGATGCTGGCTCTTATCAAGCTTCCACAGTTTACCATGTGAACTCGATGAAGTTCTTATGCTGCAATGAGGCTATAAAGCATTTAACTTCAGACGAA AAACGGGATGAGGCATACTTCATGTCTCTTTTGAGAATTGCAGAAACTACTTGTGGACTCTATTACTCGTACGACAGGGATTTGACATTGAA TTTGCAGAGGGCATCAAAGCTGGCTGCGGGGAGGGTACATAAACCATTATGGAAGCAG GCTGATCCACGGTTTGTTTGGAACAGGAATTTGCTGGAGGAGCTTATTGAAGCTAAG CTTGATGAGTTCATCACCCCACTGATCCAAGGAA GTTTTCAGACAGAGCAATTTACCTTGAAGGATGGACCAGTCAGAATAAATTTGTTCTCTCGGAGATGCAACAGGCGTTTAG CAGGGACAAGAATGTGGAGAAGGGGTGCAAATCTCGAAGGTGCCACAGCTAATTTTGTCGAGACAGAACAATTGGTCGAGTATGAAGGTTTAACGTCCTCATTTATACAG CAAGGTGATGAAGGAAATTTAAGCAATGCATTTGCTGCTGAAATGGAGAAATTTCCCGATATCAG GTATGTGCATTTTGATTTCCATCATATTTGTGGTGGAGGTAACTTTGATAACTTGCAAGCTCTATATGATGCGACCGAGGAAGCTATTCAGAAACAAGG ATATTTTCTTATGAACTCTAAAGGAGATATATTGTTGGACCAAAATGGCGTCGTTAGGTCCAACTGCATAGATTGCCTGGACCGAACAAATGTTACACAG AGTTTCCTTGCAAGAAAATCTCTAGACTTGCAGCTGCAGCGAATGGGGGCATTGTCATCAGCTGAAAGTATTTCTCAATCAGATAGCATTCATGATATATTTAAAAAAT TGTGGGTTGAGCATGGGGATGAGCTAAGCCTTGAATATGCTGGTTCTTATGCTTTAAAAGGAGACCTTGTGAG ATATGGAAGGCAGACATTGCCTGGATTAATTAAAGATGGCATGAGCGCTCTTTCACGGtattatttgaacaattttcatgaCGGAGTGAGACAA GACGCTCTAGATCTGATCAGTGGCTACTACATGGTCAGCAAAAGCAGTTCCTCTCCTTTTCAAATCATCGGATTCGAACCG TATCTTCCTGTGGCGTCAGCAATCATAGTTGGTGGTATTACTGT
- the LOC124702167 gene encoding phosphoinositide phosphatase SAC8 isoform X2, producing MATDADADDAPLLAEEPLRPGSCSRELELREFRDRYVFRSLDGGGAFAVARADGSLRALSPEEAASGSDCKVSRIHGVAGMIRMLAGSYVLVITSRKDAGSYQASTVYHVNSMKFLCCNEAIKHLTSDEKRDEAYFMSLLRIAETTCGLYYSYDRDLTLNLQRASKLAAGRVHKPLWKQADPRFVWNRNLLEELIEAKLDEFITPLIQGSFQTEQFTLKDGPVRINLFSRRCNRRLGTRMWRRGANLEGATANFVETEQLVEYEGLTSSFIQVRGSIPLLWEQIVDLSYKPRPSIIEHEEMTKVVQRHFHDLSQRYGDTLVIDLTDKQGDEGNLSNAFAAEMEKFPDIRYVHFDFHHICGGGNFDNLQALYDATEEAIQKQGYFLMNSKGDILLDQNGVVRSNCIDCLDRTNVTQSFLARKSLDLQLQRMGALSSAESISQSDSIHDIFKKLWVEHGDELSLEYAGSYALKGDLVRYGRQTLPGLIKDGMSALSRYYLNNFHDGVRQDALDLISGYYMVSKSSSSPFQIIGFEPYLPVASAIIVGGITVTTFTLSQVGRSAQHLISSVIFAGLTAGMVALVKANGKQLCSRPRLCGLI from the exons ATGGccaccgacgccgacgccgacgacgccccGCTGCTCGCCGAGGAGCCGCTGCGGCCGGGGTCCTGCAGCCGCGAGCTCGAGCTGCGGGAGTTCCGCGACCGCTACGTCTTCCGCtcgctcgacggcggcggcgccttcGCCGTCGCCCGCGCCGACGGCTCCCTCCGCGCTCTCTCCCCAG AGGAAGCCGCGTCGGGGAGCGACTGCAAGGTCTCGAGGATACACGGAGTCGCCGGAATGATCAGGATGCTCGCAG GAAGCTACGTACTTGTCATCACTTCTCGCAAGGATGCTGGCTCTTATCAAGCTTCCACAGTTTACCATGTGAACTCGATGAAGTTCTTATGCTGCAATGAGGCTATAAAGCATTTAACTTCAGACGAA AAACGGGATGAGGCATACTTCATGTCTCTTTTGAGAATTGCAGAAACTACTTGTGGACTCTATTACTCGTACGACAGGGATTTGACATTGAA TTTGCAGAGGGCATCAAAGCTGGCTGCGGGGAGGGTACATAAACCATTATGGAAGCAG GCTGATCCACGGTTTGTTTGGAACAGGAATTTGCTGGAGGAGCTTATTGAAGCTAAG CTTGATGAGTTCATCACCCCACTGATCCAAGGAA GTTTTCAGACAGAGCAATTTACCTTGAAGGATGGACCAGTCAGAATAAATTTGTTCTCTCGGAGATGCAACAGGCGTTTAG GGACAAGAATGTGGAGAAGGGGTGCAAATCTCGAAGGTGCCACAGCTAATTTTGTCGAGACAGAACAATTGGTCGAGTATGAAGGTTTAACGTCCTCATTTATACAG GTACGTGGCTCTATTCCTCTTCTCTGGGAGCAAATAGTGGATTTGAGCTACAAACCACGACCCAGCATTATTGAACATGAAGAAATG ACGAAAGTTGTTCAACGCCACTTTCATGATCTTTCACAAAGATATGGAGATACACTAGTTATTGATCTTACTGATAAA CAAGGTGATGAAGGAAATTTAAGCAATGCATTTGCTGCTGAAATGGAGAAATTTCCCGATATCAG GTATGTGCATTTTGATTTCCATCATATTTGTGGTGGAGGTAACTTTGATAACTTGCAAGCTCTATATGATGCGACCGAGGAAGCTATTCAGAAACAAGG ATATTTTCTTATGAACTCTAAAGGAGATATATTGTTGGACCAAAATGGCGTCGTTAGGTCCAACTGCATAGATTGCCTGGACCGAACAAATGTTACACAG AGTTTCCTTGCAAGAAAATCTCTAGACTTGCAGCTGCAGCGAATGGGGGCATTGTCATCAGCTGAAAGTATTTCTCAATCAGATAGCATTCATGATATATTTAAAAAAT TGTGGGTTGAGCATGGGGATGAGCTAAGCCTTGAATATGCTGGTTCTTATGCTTTAAAAGGAGACCTTGTGAG ATATGGAAGGCAGACATTGCCTGGATTAATTAAAGATGGCATGAGCGCTCTTTCACGGtattatttgaacaattttcatgaCGGAGTGAGACAA GACGCTCTAGATCTGATCAGTGGCTACTACATGGTCAGCAAAAGCAGTTCCTCTCCTTTTCAAATCATCGGATTCGAACCG TATCTTCCTGTGGCGTCAGCAATCATAGTTGGTGGTATTACTGT
- the LOC124702167 gene encoding phosphoinositide phosphatase SAC8 isoform X1, which translates to MATDADADDAPLLAEEPLRPGSCSRELELREFRDRYVFRSLDGGGAFAVARADGSLRALSPEEAASGSDCKVSRIHGVAGMIRMLAGSYVLVITSRKDAGSYQASTVYHVNSMKFLCCNEAIKHLTSDEKRDEAYFMSLLRIAETTCGLYYSYDRDLTLNLQRASKLAAGRVHKPLWKQADPRFVWNRNLLEELIEAKLDEFITPLIQGSFQTEQFTLKDGPVRINLFSRRCNRRLAGTRMWRRGANLEGATANFVETEQLVEYEGLTSSFIQVRGSIPLLWEQIVDLSYKPRPSIIEHEEMTKVVQRHFHDLSQRYGDTLVIDLTDKQGDEGNLSNAFAAEMEKFPDIRYVHFDFHHICGGGNFDNLQALYDATEEAIQKQGYFLMNSKGDILLDQNGVVRSNCIDCLDRTNVTQSFLARKSLDLQLQRMGALSSAESISQSDSIHDIFKKLWVEHGDELSLEYAGSYALKGDLVRYGRQTLPGLIKDGMSALSRYYLNNFHDGVRQDALDLISGYYMVSKSSSSPFQIIGFEPYLPVASAIIVGGITVTTFTLSQVGRSAQHLISSVIFAGLTAGMVALVKANGKQLCSRPRLCGLI; encoded by the exons ATGGccaccgacgccgacgccgacgacgccccGCTGCTCGCCGAGGAGCCGCTGCGGCCGGGGTCCTGCAGCCGCGAGCTCGAGCTGCGGGAGTTCCGCGACCGCTACGTCTTCCGCtcgctcgacggcggcggcgccttcGCCGTCGCCCGCGCCGACGGCTCCCTCCGCGCTCTCTCCCCAG AGGAAGCCGCGTCGGGGAGCGACTGCAAGGTCTCGAGGATACACGGAGTCGCCGGAATGATCAGGATGCTCGCAG GAAGCTACGTACTTGTCATCACTTCTCGCAAGGATGCTGGCTCTTATCAAGCTTCCACAGTTTACCATGTGAACTCGATGAAGTTCTTATGCTGCAATGAGGCTATAAAGCATTTAACTTCAGACGAA AAACGGGATGAGGCATACTTCATGTCTCTTTTGAGAATTGCAGAAACTACTTGTGGACTCTATTACTCGTACGACAGGGATTTGACATTGAA TTTGCAGAGGGCATCAAAGCTGGCTGCGGGGAGGGTACATAAACCATTATGGAAGCAG GCTGATCCACGGTTTGTTTGGAACAGGAATTTGCTGGAGGAGCTTATTGAAGCTAAG CTTGATGAGTTCATCACCCCACTGATCCAAGGAA GTTTTCAGACAGAGCAATTTACCTTGAAGGATGGACCAGTCAGAATAAATTTGTTCTCTCGGAGATGCAACAGGCGTTTAG CAGGGACAAGAATGTGGAGAAGGGGTGCAAATCTCGAAGGTGCCACAGCTAATTTTGTCGAGACAGAACAATTGGTCGAGTATGAAGGTTTAACGTCCTCATTTATACAG GTACGTGGCTCTATTCCTCTTCTCTGGGAGCAAATAGTGGATTTGAGCTACAAACCACGACCCAGCATTATTGAACATGAAGAAATG ACGAAAGTTGTTCAACGCCACTTTCATGATCTTTCACAAAGATATGGAGATACACTAGTTATTGATCTTACTGATAAA CAAGGTGATGAAGGAAATTTAAGCAATGCATTTGCTGCTGAAATGGAGAAATTTCCCGATATCAG GTATGTGCATTTTGATTTCCATCATATTTGTGGTGGAGGTAACTTTGATAACTTGCAAGCTCTATATGATGCGACCGAGGAAGCTATTCAGAAACAAGG ATATTTTCTTATGAACTCTAAAGGAGATATATTGTTGGACCAAAATGGCGTCGTTAGGTCCAACTGCATAGATTGCCTGGACCGAACAAATGTTACACAG AGTTTCCTTGCAAGAAAATCTCTAGACTTGCAGCTGCAGCGAATGGGGGCATTGTCATCAGCTGAAAGTATTTCTCAATCAGATAGCATTCATGATATATTTAAAAAAT TGTGGGTTGAGCATGGGGATGAGCTAAGCCTTGAATATGCTGGTTCTTATGCTTTAAAAGGAGACCTTGTGAG ATATGGAAGGCAGACATTGCCTGGATTAATTAAAGATGGCATGAGCGCTCTTTCACGGtattatttgaacaattttcatgaCGGAGTGAGACAA GACGCTCTAGATCTGATCAGTGGCTACTACATGGTCAGCAAAAGCAGTTCCTCTCCTTTTCAAATCATCGGATTCGAACCG TATCTTCCTGTGGCGTCAGCAATCATAGTTGGTGGTATTACTGT